A genomic window from Glycine soja cultivar W05 chromosome 10, ASM419377v2, whole genome shotgun sequence includes:
- the LOC114371192 gene encoding nuclear speckle splicing regulatory protein 1-like has protein sequence MSKYGLNLRPPKPKKQPPRPSLANPFGFNEDDENDVEREIALQASKNKRLKEVEEQQKKALEEDPSVFDYDGVYDQMKEKVARPLVQDREERKPKYIQNLIKKAKEREQYREIVYEKKIAKERSKDDHLYADKDKFITEAYRKKLAERERQMELERLRELQEERDDVTKKKDFLLDFYANLDKNVAYGAKDAEARKRENQAEHRVPETHEGVSLASNEHENCNVSEEVQHSLGNSSSPAGSPRVKLEEDQGEASNPSDRSFNPLETKPNPEASMEEKGSAELPSDSQPKPDHHKRSQDAVAAAKERFLARKKAKEQ, from the exons ATGAGCAAGTATGGCTTGAACCTTAGGCCGCCTAAGCCAAAGAAGCAGCCGCCAAGGCCTTCCCTCGCCAACCCTTTTGGCTTTAATGAAGATGATGAGAATGATGTTGAGAGAGAAATTGCTCTCCAGGCTAGCAAGAATAAACGTCTCAAGGAA gtTGAGGAGCAGCAAAAGAAAGCCCTGGAGGAAGATCCATCTGTATTTGATTATGATGGAGTCTATGACCAAATGAAAGAGAAAGTTGCTCGTCCATTGGTACAAGATCGTGAAGAGAGAAAG CCAAAATACATCCAAAATCTGATTAAAAAAGCAAAAGAGCGAGAGCAGTATCGTGAGATTGTTTATGAGAAAAAGATTGCCAAAGAGAGAAGCAAAGATGACCATCTGTATGCTGACAAAGACAAATTTATTACTGAAGCATATAGAAAGAAGCTTGCTGAACGAGAGAGACAAATGGAGCTAGAACGACTGCGTGAACTCCAAGAGGAAAGAGATGAT GTTACCAAGAAGAAGGACTTTTTGCTTGATTTTTATGCTAACCTAGATAAAAATGTTGCTTATGGCGCGAAAGATGCTGAAGCAAGGAAACGTGAAAATCAGGCTGAGCATAGAGTTCCAGAGACCCATGAGGGAGTGAGCCTTGCATCAAATGAGCACGAAAATTGTAATGTGTCAGAGGAAGTGCAACATTCATTGGGCAACTCAAGTTCACCAGCGGGGTCCCCAAGAGTAAAGCTTGAGGAGGATCAGGGTGAAGCTTCTAATCCTTCTGATAGAAGTTTCAATCCCTTGGAAACGAAGCCAAATCCTGAGGCTTCTAtggaagaaaagggttcagctgAACTGCCATCAGATTCTCAACCAAAGCCCGATCATCACAAAAGAAGTCAAGATGCTGTGGCTGCAGCAAAAGAGCGCTTTCTGGCACGTAAGAAAGCAAAGGAACAATGA